In the genome of Arabidopsis thaliana chromosome 4, partial sequence, the window ctcttcttatcACTCTCCGAAACCCACTTCCAgctttttcctctctctttctctctctagtcTCTCTTTTGTAGCTCTCCCCTGCTAAGCTAACCACTGCACGTTTCCATAGAGAGGAAAGATGAGTCTCTCTCCGAGAGATTTTCTCTCTATCATCTTATCTTCTTCCGTGTAATGCTCTGAGCCAAAACCCAATAActaaatcaacaacaatatagaagagaagagaaagatcttatctttcttctcattcttgaGTTTAGTCCCCCACAATGGCGATTCGGAAGGAGGAAGAAAGTAGAGAAGAACAGAGCAATTCGTTTCTTCTTGATGCTCTCTACTgcgaagaagagaaatgggacgatgaaggagaagaagttgaagaaaactcttccttgtcttcttcttcttctccattcgTTGTTTTGCAACAAGATTTGTTCTGGGAAGATGAAGATCTGGTTACACTCTtctccaaagaagaagaacaaggacTCAGCTGTCTCGATGATGTTTATCTTTCCACGGATCGAAAAGAAGCTGTTGGTTGGATTCTGAGAGTCAACGCTCATTATGGCTTCTCTACTTTAGCAGCTGTTTTAGCCATAACTTATCTCGATAAGTTCATCTGTAGCTACAGCTTACAGAGAGACAAACCATGGATGCTTCAGCTCGTTTCTGTCGCGTGTCTCTCATTAGCTGCTAAAGTCGAAGAAACCCAAGTCCCTCTTCTTCTAGACTTTCAAGTAAATGATGATACTTGCAATAAATTTCCTTAAAGTTTAAGTCTTTTATCCCTCTGTTctcatctctctgtttttttggggGTTTGCAGGTGGAGGAGACAAAGTATGTGTTTGAAGCAAAAACCATACAGAGAATGGAGCTACTGATTCTGTCTACTCTCGAGTGGAAGATGCATCTCATTACTCCAATTTCGTTCGTAGACCACATTATCAGGAGATTGGGACTTAAGAACAATGCTCACTGGGATTTCCTCAACAAATGCCACCGTCTCCTCCTCTCTGTAATCTCCGGTTCGTAaacgacaaaaagaaaaaagccaCTCCATTTCGTTTTACCATCTGCTGAATCTGAGTAATCATCTTACATTCTTGTCTTATCTTCCTCAATTGTCTTTGTCAGATTCAAGATTTGTCGGGTACCTCCCATCAGTAGTTGCCGCAGCTACCATGATGCGAATTATAGAGCAAGTTGATCCCTTTGACCCTCTTTCATACCAAACTAATCTCCTCGGTGTCCTTAACTTAACCAAGGTTAGCTTCTCTAATCATCTCTCTACTTGTTTTCACTCAGTCATTTTCTCAAACAACTCTCGTGCATTAACAGGAAAAGGTGAAAACTTGCTACGATCTAATCCTCCAACTACCAGTGGACCGCATCGGTTTACAGATCCAAATCCAATCTTCCAAGAAACGCAAGAGTCacgattcatcatcatcgttgaACAGTCCAAGCTGCGTGATTGATGCAAACCCTTTCAATAGCGACGAAAGCTCAAACGATTCGTGGTCAGCGAGTTCGTGCAACCCACCAACGTCGTCGTCGTCCCCGCAGCAACAACCtccattgaagaagatgagaggagctgaagagaatgagaagaagaagccgaTTTTGCATCTGCCATGGGCAATCGTAGCCACTCCATAATCGAAAGCTCGATTTcgtttatatgatatttactgtttttttaaactttgagAACAATCTTTGTTGTATTAAGCTTTACCCGTTTGCATATACGAAATGTCGCGAATGCCCTTACGTGCCATGGCTTGATAGAGTTAATGGGTAAAGGGTATTCATGACATTTGACTGCATGGGATGTGACGAAGGAGAGAattagaaataataataataatattgcgTAAATTTTGAGGCTTGCCCAATCTTTGGGCCGTAATCTCCGGCgttattcatattttattaatgttttatattatgaGTAGTAGTATGTTCTAAAATCTGCTTTGCTGAAGGAAATAATAATTACATACATATTCTTTTACTCCTGTAGtttaggaaagaaaaaaacgcaTTTAAATCCGTGCTATTTGATAACTACATTTTTTTCGTCCAGAATGGTGgataatacaaaatttaagaaatgaGATGTCAcaatgttttaatatttgaatgAGACTGTTGTGTTTATGATCGAAAGTGAAAGATTTAGCGTTTTTAGCTTTGACTTTTGGGAGAAGAGCCAATTGTTGCTGCTTTTTTTGTCAGTCTTTAAATATAATCGCTTTCAAAGAtgaatcaataattaaaattttaaaacggAAAGACAAAAATGAAAACGTAACACTATATTATTGCTTTAGATTTTTTGTCTAAAGTCTTGTCAAAAC includes:
- the CYCD3;1 gene encoding CYCLIN D3;1 (CYCLIN D3;1 (CYCD3;1); CONTAINS InterPro DOMAIN/s: Cyclin, C-terminal (InterPro:IPR004367), Cyclin D (InterPro:IPR015451), Cyclin-like (InterPro:IPR011028), Cyclin-related (InterPro:IPR013763), Cyclin, N-terminal (InterPro:IPR006671), Cyclin (InterPro:IPR006670); BEST Arabidopsis thaliana protein match is: CYCLIN D3;2 (TAIR:AT5G67260.1); Has 3155 Blast hits to 3153 proteins in 309 species: Archae - 0; Bacteria - 0; Metazoa - 1504; Fungi - 362; Plants - 1012; Viruses - 0; Other Eukaryotes - 277 (source: NCBI BLink).), with translation MAIRKEEESREEQSNSFLLDALYCEEEKWDDEGEEVEENSSLSSSSSPFVVLQQDLFWEDEDLVTLFSKEEEQGLSCLDDVYLSTDRKEAVGWILRVNAHYGFSTLAAVLAITYLDKFICSYSLQRDKPWMLQLVSVACLSLAAKVEETQVPLLLDFQVEETKYVFEAKTIQRMELLILSTLEWKMHLITPISFVDHIIRRLGLKNNAHWDFLNKCHRLLLSVISDSRFVGYLPSVVAAATMMRIIEQVDPFDPLSYQTNLLGVLNLTKEKVKTCYDLILQLPVDRIGLQIQIQSSKKRKSHDSSSSLNSPSCVIDANPFNSDESSNDSWSASSCNPPTSSSSPQQQPPLKKMRGAEENEKKKPILHLPWAIVATP